The following coding sequences are from one Nicotiana tomentosiformis chromosome 3, ASM39032v3, whole genome shotgun sequence window:
- the LOC104116211 gene encoding acid phosphatase 1-like: protein MKVILFLLFIATGAAEAGAKINCLSWRIAVETNNIRDWKTVPTQCKSYVSEYMTSQQYRDDCNAVVIAAIEYAKSLNISKEGKDLWVFNIDETTLSNVPYYSRPQVGFGATKSSGKKFESWIKEGKSPAVPGVLLLYKILLDLGIKPIFITDTKEEFRQLRIANLKKAGYHSWFKFICKGKNDSELYTEHKGNWKTQKRAELVKAGYRLVGNLGGWDDIIVDFLLRTFKMPNPMYYF from the exons ATGAAggtcattctcttcctcctctttATAGCTACTGGAGCAGCAGAAGCTGGTGCTAAAATCAATTGTTTGAGCTGGCGTATAGCAGTTGAAACCAACAACATCCGTGACTGGAAAACAGTACCCACTCAATGCAAAAGCTACGTGAGCGAGTACATGACTAGCCAGCAATACCGCGACGATTGTAACGCTGTGGTAATCGCTGCTATCGAGTACGCCAAGTCCCTTAACATTTCCAAAGAAGGGAAGGACCTTTGGGTCTTTAATATAGATGAAACCACGCTATCTAATGTTCCTTATTATTCTCGTCCTCAAGTCGGCTTTGG GGCAACAAAATCAAGCGGGAAGAAGTTTGAGTCATGGATTAAAGAAGGAAAATCACCGGCAGTGCCAGGTGTTCTGTTACTGTATAAAATATTGTTGGATTTGGGTATTAAACCAATCTTTATTACGGACACAAAGGAAGAATTCAGACAACTGAGAATTGCAAACCTAAAGAAAGCTGGCTACCATTCTTGGTTCAAGTTCATTTGCAA GGGAAAAAATGATTCAGAATTATATACAGAACATAAAGGTAACTGGAAAACTCAGAAAAGGGCAGAATTGGTGAAAGCTGGATACAGACTAGTTGGCAACTTAGGAGGATGGGATGATATTATTGTAGATTTCTTGTTGCGCACATTCAAAATGCCGAATCCCATGTACTACTTTTAA